From Actinopolymorpha sp. NPDC004070, the proteins below share one genomic window:
- a CDS encoding GlxA family transcriptional regulator: protein MVNAAPHRVAILVYDGVTLLDVAGPAEVFKEANRFGADYRTVLLSPTGAGVTSSLGVQLAVDGAVSSESAFDTLLVAGSDLYPRARVPGDLADAARVPAAVAGRIASICTGAFVLAAAGLLDGKRATTHWKVAHELAARCPTCRVEPDAIYVRDGTTYTSAGVTAGIDLALALIEEDHGPRLARDVARALVVYMQRAGGQSQFSAPLQLPPPRSPALRKITDLVAANPRGDHSLGELAKHLNVSTRHLTRLFHDELATTPARYVENIRFDMSRALLDQGHTATQAAVLAGFPSYESMRRVFARKLSISPTAYQRRFSTARRANAG, encoded by the coding sequence GTGGTGAACGCTGCCCCCCATCGCGTCGCGATCCTCGTCTACGACGGAGTGACGTTGCTGGACGTCGCCGGTCCCGCGGAGGTGTTCAAGGAGGCGAACCGGTTCGGCGCCGACTACCGGACCGTGCTGCTGTCGCCGACCGGTGCGGGCGTCACGTCGAGCCTCGGGGTCCAGCTCGCGGTCGACGGCGCCGTCTCGTCGGAGTCGGCTTTCGACACGTTGCTAGTGGCCGGGTCCGACCTCTATCCGCGCGCTCGTGTCCCCGGCGACCTGGCGGACGCCGCGCGGGTACCGGCGGCTGTGGCCGGCCGGATCGCGTCGATCTGCACTGGGGCGTTCGTTCTCGCCGCCGCCGGCCTCCTCGACGGCAAGCGCGCGACCACACACTGGAAGGTCGCGCACGAGCTCGCCGCCCGTTGTCCGACGTGCCGCGTCGAGCCCGACGCGATCTACGTTCGCGACGGCACCACGTACACGTCGGCAGGGGTGACGGCCGGCATCGATCTGGCGCTCGCTCTCATCGAAGAGGACCACGGGCCCCGCCTGGCGCGCGACGTCGCCCGCGCCTTGGTGGTGTACATGCAGCGTGCGGGCGGCCAGTCCCAGTTCTCGGCCCCGCTGCAATTACCGCCGCCCCGCTCGCCGGCTCTCCGTAAGATCACCGACTTGGTGGCGGCGAACCCCCGCGGGGACCACTCGCTCGGTGAACTCGCGAAACACCTCAACGTGAGCACGCGGCACCTCACCCGGCTTTTCCACGACGAGCTGGCCACGACACCGGCCCGCTACGTGGAAAACATCCGATTCGACATGTCCAGGGCGCTGCTCGACCAAGGACATACCGCGACGCAGGCCGCGGTCCTCGCCGGGTTCCCCAGTTACGAGAGCATGCGACGGGTTTTCGCCAGGAAGCTGTCGATCAGCCCCACCGCCTACCAACGCCGGTTCAGCACGGCCCGCCGCGCCAACGCGGGTTAG
- a CDS encoding HD domain-containing protein has protein sequence MAEVIAGLEIPETAAVAEATRLIQETTSPLIYHHSRRVFFFSLIHAHRLGVKPDPELLYVAAMFHDTGLLTPFSDVEQRFEVDGADHARKFLLERGFSTAAADAVWTAIALHTTPGIPDRMGPEIATTYLGVLTEVMGFGLDGLDRVQLDAILAVHPRGDFKNQFLRAYVEGLKNRPETTNGTVNSDVLEHFIPGFQRTTTVERMLGAPWPS, from the coding sequence ATGGCAGAGGTCATCGCGGGGTTGGAGATTCCTGAGACAGCGGCCGTCGCCGAGGCGACCCGGCTCATCCAGGAGACGACCAGCCCCCTCATCTACCACCACTCCCGGCGGGTCTTCTTCTTCAGCCTGATTCACGCTCACAGGCTCGGTGTGAAACCGGATCCAGAGTTGCTCTACGTGGCGGCAATGTTTCACGATACCGGTCTGTTGACTCCCTTTTCCGACGTCGAGCAGCGTTTCGAAGTCGATGGCGCCGATCACGCGCGCAAGTTCCTCCTGGAGCGGGGTTTCTCGACCGCCGCCGCCGACGCCGTCTGGACGGCGATAGCGCTGCACACCACGCCGGGCATCCCCGACCGGATGGGCCCGGAGATCGCGACCACGTACCTCGGCGTCTTGACCGAGGTGATGGGCTTCGGCCTGGACGGATTGGACCGCGTCCAGCTGGACGCAATCCTCGCCGTCCACCCACGAGGGGACTTCAAGAACCAGTTCCTGCGAGCCTACGTCGAGGGGCTGAAAAACCGCCCCGAAACCACGAACGGCACCGTGAACTCCGACGTGCTCGAGCACTTCATCCCCGGCTTCCAGCGCACAACGACGGTCGAGCGCATGCTCGGCGCACCTTGGCCGAGCTGA
- a CDS encoding carboxymuconolactone decarboxylase family protein, whose translation MTNTQRVNIGKQHPAAYKALIAMSSGVEEAAAEAGLNPLLVELLKIRTSQINGCAFCLRMHTRDALEKGEAPDRIAVLPGWEETDYFSETDRAALRLTEAITRVADGHVSDEDFNSAAAVLTADQVSAVAWLATVMNAFNRVAITSRYPVGS comes from the coding sequence ATGACCAACACCCAGCGCGTCAACATCGGCAAGCAGCACCCGGCCGCCTACAAGGCCCTTATCGCCATGTCGTCGGGGGTAGAAGAGGCCGCCGCCGAAGCAGGCCTCAACCCGCTCTTGGTCGAACTGCTGAAGATCCGCACCTCCCAGATCAACGGCTGCGCATTTTGCCTGCGTATGCACACCCGCGACGCCCTCGAGAAGGGCGAAGCCCCCGACCGGATCGCCGTGCTACCTGGCTGGGAAGAGACCGACTACTTCTCCGAGACCGACCGTGCCGCCCTCCGCCTGACCGAGGCGATCACGCGCGTGGCGGACGGACACGTCAGCGACGAGGACTTCAACTCCGCCGCGGCCGTACTCACGGCGGACCAGGTGTCGGCAGTCGCCTGGCTGGCAACCGTGATGAACGCCTTCAACCGCGTCGCGATCACCAGCCGGTACCCCGTCGGCAGCTGA
- a CDS encoding YciI family protein, with translation MAQYAVLIYATDSAHRPNHTAEDTETCDRHAEELERTGAMVAAWALTPRDLATSVRGDTIIDGPFVDAKEVVAGFYILEAPDLDAALAIAKLNPACQEGGGVEVRPVAGGGFVE, from the coding sequence ATGGCTCAATACGCGGTTCTGATCTACGCGACCGATTCCGCCCACCGCCCGAATCACACCGCCGAAGACACCGAGACGTGCGACCGGCACGCCGAGGAACTGGAGCGGACCGGCGCCATGGTTGCGGCCTGGGCGCTGACTCCCCGAGACCTCGCCACCTCGGTGCGCGGCGACACGATCATCGACGGCCCGTTCGTGGACGCGAAGGAGGTCGTCGCCGGCTTCTACATCCTCGAGGCGCCCGACCTGGACGCGGCGCTGGCGATCGCCAAGCTCAACCCGGCCTGCCAGGAAGGCGGAGGGGTCGAGGTCCGACCCGTCGCCGGCGGCGGATTCGTGGAGTAG